In the genome of Thermodesulfobacteriota bacterium, the window ATAAAGAGAGGCCCCTACCTAATCGCTGTTACAAATTTTTTTTACAAACTGAATTTATTTTAATACCAAAATTATAATACCCGCCGCGCCTATATTAATGATATTAACACAATAATTATTAAAATGGTATATAGTGAAATAAAAAATATTAAAAACCCCCAATTAGAAAAACCATATGATATTTCCAGCTCAATGTTGATATTTCAGTGTTAATTGATCATCATTTCTTTGATTAAATCATTATAAAGAGTAAAAATGAGTCTACGTTTAATTGAAATTATACTTCCTGAATCTGAAGACCTGGGCCGCCTGCGCGAGCTTATGGGAGATCATCCTATTATTGAGCTCTGGGAAGACAGCATATCGGATCAGAAAATTAGAATTAAAATTCTTGTCAAAGCAGAGGAATCTGAAAAGATCCTTGATCTACTTGAAAAAAGATACTCAAAAACAGACCATTTCAGAATTATGCTCTTGCCTGTAGAGGCTTCAATACCAAGGCCGGAAAAACCAAAGAAAGAAGAAGAAAATATGATGGCGCCTCCTCAAAATGATAAGGAAAAGGCGGCAGCAATAGGTAGAATTAGCCGTGAAGAGCTCTATGCCGACATGGACGGCAGGGCCAACATTACGTCTGTCTACTTGGTGCTTGTAGTACTCTCTTCAATTGTTGCATCAATTGGGATACTAAAAGACAACGTTGCAATTATTATTGGCGCGATGGTTATTGCGCCCCTTCTTGGCCCCAATATGGCACTTGCTCTAGGTACAACGCTGGGAGATACAGACCTCATAGGGAGAGCGCTTAAGTCTAACTTTGCCGGTATTCTAGCAACATTGGCGCTTGCAATAATTGTAGGGATGGTGTTTCCAGTAGATCCTTCCATCAGTGAGCTTGCCTCAAGAACCCAGGTAGGGCTTGGAGACATTGCAATAGCTCTAGCAGCTGGAGTTGCCGGCACATTGGCATTTACGAAAGGGCTTCCAAGCGCACTCATAGGGGTTATGGTAGCGGTTGCTCTTCTTCCGCCGACCGTAACGGTGGGAATGCTCATAGGCTCAAATAATATGAGTCTTGTCCCGGGAGCCGTTCAGCTGGTTCTAGTGAACATTATCTGTGTTAACTTGGCTGCAGTGACAACTTTTTTCTTTAAAGGAGTAAGACCAAGAACCTGGTGGGAAACTAAAAAGGCTCAGACCGCTACTACAAGAGCGATTGTTATTTGGAGCGTGCTTCTAATAATTCTGATTGCTACTATTCTTAGATCTCAGGGGTATTTCTAAAAATTACCCCGCCCCAAAATGATTAGGGCAGGGCTTTTTAAGCTAGTCAATTAAAACTATGTATCTCTTTTATAGGTGATTTCCATCACTTTAACTTCTTCACCGCTTGGAGCGCTAATGAACATATCGTATGTGAAAGTATCCTTGTCTATAAATTTAGTAACTCCTTTAAATGACTGCTGGCCGGATAGTGGATCTGTGAATGTTCCTGTCTCTGTAAATGTGTTTGTTTCAGCATCATAGCTTCCTGTGCCAATCATCATTCCCGTTCCCATTGTGTCAATCCAAACACTGTTATACTGCTTTTTGGCATTGTCATATCCTATAAGACCAAGTCCCTTAAACTTCTGGCCCATAGAGGTGCCTTCAACTTCCATCT includes:
- a CDS encoding TIGR00341 family protein — its product is MSLRLIEIILPESEDLGRLRELMGDHPIIELWEDSISDQKIRIKILVKAEESEKILDLLEKRYSKTDHFRIMLLPVEASIPRPEKPKKEEENMMAPPQNDKEKAAAIGRISREELYADMDGRANITSVYLVLVVLSSIVASIGILKDNVAIIIGAMVIAPLLGPNMALALGTTLGDTDLIGRALKSNFAGILATLALAIIVGMVFPVDPSISELASRTQVGLGDIAIALAAGVAGTLAFTKGLPSALIGVMVAVALLPPTVTVGMLIGSNNMSLVPGAVQLVLVNIICVNLAAVTTFFFKGVRPRTWWETKKAQTATTRAIVIWSVLLIILIATILRSQGYF
- a CDS encoding DUF1579 domain-containing protein; this translates as MKKKLVLLFAFALCLGFSGLTYADQAQDMEKMKAEAMAKWQEYATPSDGHKALEQLVGDWDYTLKYWSSPGEPPETSTGENEIEWILGKRYLEMEVEGTSMGQKFKGLGLIGYDNAKKQYNSVWIDTMGTGMMIGTGSYDAETNTFTETGTFTDPLSGQQSFKGVTKFIDKDTFTYDMFISAPSGEEVKVMEITYKRDT